TATAGTTCAGagcaggggtggatttaggatTGAAAAAGATCTGGGGCTTGAGCTCAAGTAGTCACTCTAACTCCGCCTATGAGTCTAAGAGGTCTGCCTCTTGCACAGAGCTAGATTTTACCATTGGGTGTGTTATTGTTATATTATAAATGTAATATAATCTTAAAAACCTCACAACCTGAGCACAGACAAAATTATGGAGACCTCCTGTATTCCTTCCTCTTTTCTACTGTGATTGTGTTTATGTCTAGAGTATTTTACTCTCATTTTAATTTTACTCCTTATCATAGAAGCAAACAATTTCAAAGGGTAATTAACTGGtttctgatcagaaagcccctgactgccagtgTTTGagcccatttttactgttttttgaagagtcacagaacattgtgatctatggccacgtaaacaccaaaactaccaaaagacagactcacttcttacatcaggaagacttTGTGTTTCTAGCTATTTTTGTTCTTTCACATTCCATCGTCGAAGTGTGAGctacagaagcttttctggtaggCACCTTGCTTTTTTCACAGCAGTGTCCCAAAcagatctcctaattcatggattttctgcttcctgatcatgtgacttgTGACACACATGGGTGGAGATCAGATTTAGAGCCGGATGTTTACTTTCAAGGTGCAGGAGCTGGACCTGCTAGACctaactgcagcctttgacaccgttgaccatcacctgctactggagaggctgagactgggtaggcctatcaggaactgctctggagtggttctcctcttatcttcctgagcgttccttttctgtggccatctccaagtttaggtcctccacccttacccatggtgtcccacaaggttctgtgctggggcctctgctcttcctcctctatctgcgtcctcttcagcacatcctgagctccttcaaaggaatctcctaccatctttacgcagatgacatccaactgtacatctcctttaagccccatgagatgtctaagctgcagctgtcacacacctgcttagattctatcaaaacctggatggctgggagctttctacagctgaacaaagattagactgagatcctcatctgtgccccagacaagctggttcccaaagtaagagactctcttggtcagcttgcttctggcgccaaaccttctgtcaggaatcttggcgtgacctttgacccagctctcaccctggactctcgtgtcagttctcttgttcgctcttccttcttccatctcaggaacattgctaagctgagtcccattctgtcccactctgaacttgagatggttattcacaccttcatctcctcgcgcttagactactgtaactctcttttcacatgtctgagcagagcctccctgaaccgtctacaggtggttcagaatgcctgtgctcggcttctgaccaagtcctccaaacacacccacaccaccccgcttctcctccagcttcattggttgccagtcaacttcagggttcatttcaagatcctggttctggtctatagggccttacatggacaagcaccgtcttacattggtgatcttcttagtctccacacccccagcaggtccctgatgtccagtgatcaaagcctactggttgtgcagcaccaggctaaagaccaaaggtgacagatcatttgctgctgtggcccccagactctggaactctctccccctgagcctgagaccagtggactcagtggtctccttaaaaaagcagctgaaaactcgcttgttcaaagtggcttttgtatgacctccttcaccactctctttattctgctctcccgcaggatccactgatttccctcttccctaatcactctctctttcttaacatttttttgatcacaattgtctattttttgctcatttaaaatatattttaaccattttccaaattattttttgatatttttacatttttgtttttgtgaagcacctcctgaattttatcttgagaggcgctatagaaatgatattttcttcttctaccattgatgacttttgtatttaatggcagtgaatgagtgaaaAGGTACGGTATGTAAGAAATTAGTGAAACTTTTCCATAGAGAaattcccaaaagagtctaatgttccaGTCATCATGGAAGGAAGGTTGTACTGAAACATCTTTCATATCCAGCtgctgtggggattgtcagtttttctcctttcaaaggaaggagggacgaaactactgtttaccatcagtgagagtGGGGGTTTTGTGTCTCCTAAGAGTTAACACTGCAGAGCCCACagttgtaatttgacgacggccggcaaaaagctccagagttgttgtaTTTTACATGTATTTTACGTAAtattaaattatttattatttcaGGCATGGCCTTTGCTTTACTCACATCAGTGGCACCAATTTTTGGCCTTTACACCTCCTTCTTCCCAGTAGTCTTGTACATGATTTTCGGCACAGGCCGCCATGTCTCTACAGGTAAGACAGCCAAGCGTTAAATATAAAAATGTATCCAACATTATTTAATCTTCCAGAACACCATTTATGCTCTTAAGGTCATAAGTGTATTCTCTCAGGTACCTTTGCTGTGGTGAGTCTGATGACGGGTTCTGTAGTGGAGCAGCTGGTCCCCACTCCTCTGGAGATGAACTCGAGCTCGCCTGAAGCAGCTGATTTTGAGGCCCAGAGAATTGGAGTGGCCTCGGCGGTAGCACTTCTCTCAGGCGTCGTCATGGTGAGTCAGATGACAAAATAAAGTAAGTgtctaaaaagactagctccaatGTTCATGATGGTTGGTTGTGCTCCAGCTCTGCATGTTTGGTCTTCAGCTGGGCTTCCTCTCCACTTATCTGTCAGAGCCGATCGTTAAAGCTTTCACCAGTGCTGCTGCCTTCCATGTGGCCATCTCACagctgcaaagcatgctgggtctGCGGCTCCCTCGCAGCACTGGGACCTTCTCTCTCTTCAAGGTGATCCGAGTCTTATGTGATGATGATTTTTTCCAAAACTGCTCCCGTTTCAGCAGCGTATGCTCAGTTTACTCAGTGAGAGGTGTGCTCAGACTTTAGCTCTGGTGGTGGAGAACCTGGCTAACACCAACACGGCAGAGCTGTTGATCTCTATGGTCTGTCTGGCGGTTCTGGTCCCAGTCAAAGAGGTCAACACACGTTGTCGGCGCCGCCTACGTACACCGATCCCTGTGGAGATCCTCACGGTCAGTCAGCTGAATTTTTTAAGACAGAAAGATTCATGCTAATAAAAACTAGTCGTAATTTATGGTTGGACTTCTCAGGTGATAATTGCTACTGGTGTGACGTACGCCTCCTCACTCAACTCTTCTTACAATGTTGAGATAGTTGGCCACATCCCAGCTgggtaattaaaaaaaactttatgtaCTAAATTAACAGTTGGACTATTAATGACTAATTTTCTCATCTCTAGGTTCCCGAAGCCACAGCTGCCTGCCTTCCACACATTGCCTGCCATAGCTGGAGACACGATTGCCATCACGTTTGTTGGATATGCTGTGTCTGTCTCACTAGCAATGATTTATGCTGATAAACATGGATATTCTATCCATCCTAACCAGGTAAAACCCATGAATATCTCTAACCTGATCATTAACAGACTTTGTGAACACATTCTATTCAATCTGCGACTGATTTCAGGAGCTGCTTGCCCATGGAATCTCCAACACGGTGTCCTCCTTCTTTACCTGCTTTCCGAGCTCAGCTACTCTGGCCACAACCAACATACTTGAGAgtgctggaggacacacacagGTAGCGTGCATCACAATTTGAAGAAGTCAACCTTGCCTCCACAATGATAGACATGATGTTTAATAAACACATCTCTAAACACAGATGCTGATTCCATATCAAACTCCTCTAGAATCCAAATCCAATATATTTATAAAGCACTAATAAAACATATTTATTAAAACTAAAACTTTCATCAATTTTCACGTCTAGATTAGAGACAATAGGCTTAGGAAACTGGGTGAATGGTCCCACGTCCAGAAAGTTACCACCTGCGTTTCGAGACCGAATTTGTAAAAACCCAGTTTTGGTTTCATTGATATTCAGAAACTTCACATACATCCAGGACTTCCGTTAGACACTCCAACAGTTTTGCTGGACAGTTTTCCTCATGGCTAAGATTTGGCTATCATCTGCATTGAGGTGAAAAGGCACTTGAAACCGTTGAAAAATAAATCCCAGAAGAAGAAGGCAAAGGGTGAATAAAAGAGGGCCCAAGAATGgacccctgaggaacaccactcTACAGGGGAGCTGTGGAGAACATCGAATCACCAGTTTTAACACAAAAACTCCTATCAGATGAATAGGATTGAAACTTATTTTGTGTGTTTGCTCATGTCCCTTTTGCAGCTCTCTGGCCTCTTCACCAGTCTGGTTGTCCTgattgtcctgctgctgattgGACCCCTCTTTTACTTCTTACCAAAGGtttactagtgtgtgtgtgtgtgtgtgtgtgtgtgtgtgtgtgtgtacaagtgcAAAAAAATGAGAATACTTTTCACtcatattttcttttttctctgtcCTTAGGCGGTCTTGGCATGCATAAATGTCACCAGCCTCAGGCAGATGTTCCTGCAATTCCAGGACTTACCTGAACTCTGGAGAATTAGCAAACTGGATTTTGTAAGGCTCTTTTATAGAGTTTAGAAGtaaagttgaaaaaaaaaactgaaaaaaataaataaatacaaaataaataaataaaacatgacaTATTCAGTTATTTACCTCATCTAGCAAAATTTTTGTAAGCTAATTTGTCTGCTGTCATTTGATGCCTCCTCATTAAAATATATTTGCAATCCATCAGTTATAGTTTAATATAAAAACTGCATTTCTTTGCTGTAAATAATCTTCCAATTAAATTTTTTAACTGCATAGATTAAAtcaagtttttaattttaattctaCTCTGATACAAACACCTTTCTGTTTGACTTTCTAAGTCCTAAGCTCATTTCTCTCTGCAGATGGTTTGGGTTGTTACCTGGCTCTCTGTGGTGGTGCTCAATGTGGACCTTGGGCTGGCTATCGGAGTTGTCTTCTCCATGATGACTGTGATCTGTCGCACACAAAGGTACATTATTTATTCCCTCTTGAACTAATTAAAGCAATCCAACAACAGAAAATGTCATGGCAGCAGGGGAAGTCATGTAATTACATCTACAAATGTTCATATAGACTAACATCCCAGTACTGTAGAACTTGTATAAGTGAATTGTAATGTATAGAAATGAAACTGATCAGCAGAACTTATGATTATTTCACAGGGCGGAttgttcagtgcttggacaagCGAGCAACACAGAAATATACAGACCTGTAGAGAAACACAGCAAGGTGAGCAACGATATGACTGATATTTCAAATATGTACCATCTGAGGCCTGATTCAGGAAGACGTTTTGAGACCTTCTTGCTTTACCCTAAGTGTATTGAAGTGCCTGGAGTGAGGATCCTAACCTACAACGGACCCATTTACTATGGCAACCGAAGCTTCTTCAGGGATAAAATGAGCAAGCTGCTGGGCCTGACACCGGAGAAGATTCGCAGGCATGAAAAGGCCAGGAAAGCTGTAGAGAAACGGGAGAGAGAAGCCACTGTCAGCACCGTGGTACGATTGAACAGTCACCAGCTGATTTGTGGATTTTATGGGTCGCTGTGCTTTACAAGCTTTTTAATCTTGTTTTATCCAAACATATCCATTTAGGAGAGAGGCATTGCAAACACATTGTTTTCCTCAGAAACTGAAATCTTCAAATCAGGTCGATTATACTGGAAATAAATGTTTTTACACCTTTTCTCAAACTAAACCTAATCAAGATGACATTTTTCTTTACTTTCAGAAGCTTTAGAGAACGATGTGCAGGCAGTGCTGATTGACTGCAGCAGTGTGATTTTTGTTGACATTGCTGGAGCGAGACTCTTCACACAGGTAGGCCagctaaatataataataaataaataaataaagaggagATTCCACCTAATCATTTTTGTCCTCTGCCATGTTTTTATGAAAGCTCTTTGCCTCTTGCAGATGTGCACGGATTGCCAGAAAATTGGCATTCACGTATATTTAGCCAACTGCAAGGGTAAGACCCTTTAATCCAGAATATGTGCTTGCTGCTGATTATTTTTGTTATACTACCTTTACAAACTTTTTTCCTGGGAATTTCTTTTTAGAAAATGTGTTAAAGATCCTGACATCAAGCGGCCTGATGAGCAGCATGAACCCTCAACATATTTTTGTGAGCATTCATGATGCCGTTACATATATTCAGCAACATAAGGTTAATATCTTATATTTTGGTTTCAGCAGTTTTCTTTTACATTATTTGCATCATTAACTAATAATACTGTTGTTTGACTCAGGAAAAGCCTTCAGAGAACACCACAACCATTTGGGTCTGAACCTTGATGAGTCATGCTTACCTGAAGCAGGTGTCTTGgacaaaaaaactaaaaaaaagatTTTATGGCAAAGATCATGTCGATCATCTGAATGGGAGCCGTGCAGCACTTGGTTGATGCTGTGAACCAGTGTTTTAAAGTAGCCAGCTGTAGCACATTTTATTCTACTAATGGTTAGCTGTTGTTTTTGTAGATTGCACCGAGTTACTGCACTACACACACATTTAGTCAAACCTGAGGAACAGAAATGTTTTATACAGTTTCAGCTTTACAATATTTATTTAGCTTGTGTTTCTTGGTTGGCTCCAACTATAAAGTGCACTGAACAGTTTACTTAGAACTTGTGGAAGCGGAGCTTAAATATGCTGCTGTTTACATTGGATGAATTTTCATAATGACTTTACTTATTTGTATTTAAACTTGACAAACACATTTTTTCCACAGAAACCGTGTCATCCAGAAACTtttaagtaaaataaagtttttttCCCTGAAAAAAGCTGGATTTGTTTTAATTCTGCAGAGTAAATAGAATTCATATATCCAGCTATCTTTTGTTTTGGTGGAATTAATATTTAGAGTTTAGGGTGTTCCTGTGGAATGTGAAGCACGTACTTTCCCCAGATTTCGAAGAAGGAGAACAGAAGTCTTTGTGCAAATGGGGATGCTGCGGATTTGTTGCTAGACTGATGAAGGATGAAGAATACAGAATCTGATTCAACtgacaaagacaaaaaaaaaagacacaaacGTGGCAAGAGGATCCACATGAAAGGTTTTGGTTTGTTTAATGTAAAGAAATAAGCTTCAGTGCAAATATGTCAGCATAAAAAAGTCAAGTTAGGCATTAAACATCTTATTTTACTTCAGTGCTGCCCTCTGCTGTACGACGGCTGTGTGTTCCCTACTCATCTCCTTCCTCATACCCTGAcctgataaaattatatttacgaAGAGTTCAAAACCATGATTTTAAAAgaagacaataaataaataaataaactcattaTGTCCTTGCTTATTTAATTTCTGGTGCATATTTCTGGCAGGACCCTAGACATTACATCCTTTGGGGTTTTCTCTTTAAAGCTCAAGGAGTGTTTCATTAATTGGCAGGAAGTAGTCCACTTCAACTAGAACATGGTAGACAATCTGGCCAAATGtttgctgagctgtaatctacagtCAGGCCAAAGCATGCAGAGAAATTAAAGaagaaatggtgtgtgtgtgtgtgtgtgtctacaacgACAGTGCAAACTGTGCAACAGAGGTGAACTGTCTTACCCATTTATAAACAGATAAGCATGGCTATAGTAGATACTTGCGGTTCATAAATGTGCCTGTTTTACTTGtaaggaaaaaaaaatcatacaatAATATAAACCAAACAATTATGTGAAGTACTGTGGAAAAATTATGTAAAATTGTTGTggattttgattattttttacattgccATTAAAATATAATAAATACTCTAATAAAAAATTGATAAAAATGATTACTTATGATCAAGTTTCAAATGCAAAGACACAGCAGAATTAAAAACAGATGTAACATCAGTGTCTGCATGTTTAGTCTGATCTTTTATTTCCATCTTGTGGTGAAACGATGCAATAGCAACAATCTGTCTGCCATCAGTCAACTTTCGTGGAAGTTGAAAGGAGCTTTCACACTCACAGCAAATCCAACAAGTCTTTTTTAACCACTTAAGGCAACAGTCTGctaaacacaaacataaacaggAGTCAACCAGAAAATCACACAATTGTTAAACCTAACGCAAACGGGTATgctatacagtacaggccaaatgtttggacacaccttctcattcaatgggttttctttattttcatgaccatttacaaaggggccaacatgtgctaaacacctctgggcatggcagttgcttcaatgcatttaggggtgtggtcctgatcaagacaatctcctgaactccaaaatgaatgtcagaatgggaaagaaaggtgatttaagctattttgagcatgGCATGGTTCTGAGTATTTCactatctgctcagttactgggattttcacgtataaccatttattttttatttatttattttccgtgccctgtctggctgtgaagcaaacagaattgatgtctgaatgctctcaagtggagcatcaaagcttctactTTAATTTCACgcttgatacttaaaactttattgttattgttttttgaatgctttataattccaaccagacactgagacagaggtgaaagatagaggaagagacaaaaggagatggtggggtgtgggggtgggggcggggggtgtttccaaaaaaataaacaatcaatgatgaacaagagtctgcttctagacctgcagtaagagaagagaaaaacaacacaaaacaatacaagagcaagctatcactgtgtcaacctgatgaggaaatataaaatcaacattgttttactgaacaatcacgataataaatcacagtgcattaagtgccaaccacagccttaagacgtgttgaatgtgcctagtccatacttatgagagcacctgtgtgtgtacacgcgcttgtatatgtaaggtttctttaAGGGAGCTCTTTAAGGGAGCATCCAATagggagtgtgaggggccacagatctgcctccaAAGATGCatagaagatggagggagctccaagtcccagagatccaggagctgccccagaacgcatggACCTCAGGGAGACCGTAATCAGAAAAGCCCCAGTCCCCTCTCGAGATGAGCAGAGGATTGCTCCGGGGGACCACAACCCGCAgtcggcagagtcctgggagatctcagcggcaagcccacaggcccgcccgcagcctcccaccccaagCCGcataccatttctagggtttacaaagaatggtgtgaaaagggaaaaacatccagtatgcggcagtcctgtaggcgaaaatgccttgttgatgctataggtcagaggagaatgggccgactgattcaagctgatagaggcggatttagcaatttgggggcccaaggtgaacacagacatgaggccctttacactaaattttcgacaatcttacctttaaatgGATTTGCAAGActccccctcttctgacatgagctaCTTTcccgttttattagtcctcctcttttttcctatatttccctccctttgagcgctttcaatatttgctctgctttctttttcctgtcagtgctcctgtgcttttgccttagtttttattttctattttccattttggtctatgttttcctccttttaaacattttccattgtttttcctttctgcttccttttgatgtttacatcgaaaaacaacgtcactttcagaagtgaagataaaagcttttatgaagcatgctgcttctttatcttattggagccactaggataactccatttcatgcttaatgttctgactaccgcttcgagtttgttacaaactatcccgcctctcttcttattattatttgtggtcttaaggcacttggcaaacaacaatttggtgcattaccgccaccaactggattggagtggaatgactaccaatcacttcctttggaattttaatgatatattgaatggttcaggaattatggtaatgagaagtgtgcaAGTCCAATCCCTCTGCGGCGAcagagaatattgtggcattaacagaggtcaGCCTCTTTAGTGGTTATAACTCTTCTCATTTTTCTAATACCTCAAAGTAAATCCAAACATGATTGTTGAATTCTTAACTCACTTCGTGAAATGACTGCATTTATTTCTTTGTCCTACAAGACTATACCATTTTACTTGTTATATATTATTTTGATAATTTACATAACATGACAATAGACAATAAAAATCTTTCAGAAAACTGTAAAGCATCAGAAGTAAATAGTAAATTCACACAGTGTAAAAGATAACACAATGACGAAGAGTGTCCAAAAAATAAGAAAAGCTCGACTTAAGCTTCTTTAACAGGCACATGGCAGGACCTTTGACAAAATAGTTTAAATATCTTGTTGGAAACACAATAACTACTTCAAAAGTATAACCACACCAACCTGAGTAACAACAGTGCAAAAAAAGTTTTAATTTACCTGAGAAAATTAGCAGTTGTCAGTCTCATTAATAAAGTCCAGTTTTTTATTGACTGGTCATGCACTTGAACCTGTTCTTAAAATAGTAGATTTCATTATGAAGATTTTTATCCACTCCAATAGACGAGTATCTGAAATGGTCATAGGCCTTTTGGGATTCCGTTTTGCTCCAGGGTAGGATGATCTTTGATGCGTGATTTATGACAATGTCACTACAGGAGCCAATGTGAAGAGTGCCCAGACCATCAACGAAAAACTCTGCAACAACAAAAAGATTCTAATTTAGCTCCCATTCTATTCCCATTCTGGATGAACTCATGTTCCTCTATGATAACAATGGAAAAGGCCCAACACTCACCCAGGTGGGCTGCCCGTGACAGACGGGGGTCAAAGCCAACCTGCCGCACCTTGTCTGTCCGTCCCATGAAGAAGTTGATAACAGCATCCACTACCACACAATCCGGATATCCCTCGATGACGTGGTGATGTCCAATTCTCATGTGTAAACAGTCACCGTCTGGTCCCCCTTCCTCCactgaaattgtgtggcgataagTGGCGGTGTAACCTGTAACCTCCCTCACGGCACCACCAACCTGAAGAGATGGCAATACAAGTGATTGGAGGATCTCTTGAACATGTGTGGAGAAACCCAATGAAACTGCTGTCTAAATTAGAAATTTCCACAGTTAATTGGAACAAGTTATACAAATTTACATAAAATGTGATAAGAAACGTAAAGAAACTAGTGCCTGAAGATACTGAAGTCAAAGAGCGTGCAATACAGAAAGCCAGGGATAAAGATAGTTTCAGAGGATTGTGCGTGTGTTTTAACCAGGATCATTTTTCAGACATGCACAGGTGGATAAGAGAAGTGCGCCTGGTCGatgggttgtagaaccccaagaaggtgctataaaaatacaggccatttaccataattgaCAAACATTTCAAAAAGAATGGATCGACTTTAGTTTATAGTGCTTCAGGTCAGTCTGTCAAGAACAGATGAATAGCATTACTAAAGTAAAAGATTTTATGTGTCACCCTCAATATTATGGGATAGAGCAACGGTGGTGTGGAGACGTAAAATAATTTCAGCTACAGTAAAGAGACGATGTACTCAAGCACAGCTAGAATCTTGAAGAGACATTCCTTGGCCAGCAGATAAACCAAGTCCCTCCAGCATTTCCTCTCTTTATCCCAGTAAACAACGTCAGATCCTCAAACATTTGTTGGGTTGGGACCAGACAGATGAGAGGGGATTCTATGCAAATTTCCATGTTTGTGGTGAAACTAATGGAGACTTTTTGAAATGTCTTGCTTTAGGAAAGTATTTATTAAATCAAACACTAACAGAAAGCAGAGTGATTGTTTTTATTAATGCTTGGAGCGTTCTGAGAGGCAGTAGAGCCCCATATGACAATGCAAAATATCAGACTTTCATAATAAAGCCCTATGAGCTACACTGCCTTCAAATCTGATCTAGAGACAGGGAGGGTGCAAAATGAGTAAAACTCGATACCTCAGCATCCTTCATGGACAATATTATTCCTAAATAACACGATAGTGTAGATTATCCCCCAGGACAAGATGATCTTTAGTTTATCTGATAACCACTGTACATTTTTTGTTTCCTTGAAGAAGTTTCGCCTTTAATCTGAGAACTTTCTTCAGTTCTAAAACTTGGGCTGGGAGGCTTttcagttgtggtcagaaacaaacacaccgaGAAAGCAATAGAGGTCACTAATGAGGCCATTGCTTTTAGTAATGAGGCATCAAAAGGGCCGATTCTACATTATTATTGCCACTTTTAAACTCCAAACACTAAATAATGTGGCAGAAATCACGGGGCTTTGATGTATCACAGGTCACCATAAAAAAATGGCGCTCCGTTCGGGCATTGAACACATAATTTTACATCCTGCAGCCACTCTCCCAGTCCTCTGACTATTAAATCACACCATACTACAACATACAATGTTGAGGACTGTGAATGCTTTTGTCACTGATCAGTGGTGTCACTCATTTCTGAAGCAGTGACATGCTGCATACgctgacgtcttagcaaagtcctgattGGGCTGAATTTCTATGTAGACACAAAAGCTGAGAACTGAGCCATTATTTCCAGGTCTGTTTTCACCCTTCCAGAAATATTCAGGGACTTCTGCAGTGGAAACACGGCTATTCTCCTGCTATTCAAATCCCTCTTTGTGTCTTTGTTGACCATAATCTTAACAGGTGTCCAACAAAGCAAATGCATGCATTGTTTTGGTCACATGTCTCAAGGTGTGAGTTTCCACTGAACTGCTGGAGCAACAGGTCAAGGCTGCACTGTAGGTGTTTGAAAGAAGAAACCTGAAAACTGAAGATGAGGTGGCCTCA
The sequence above is a segment of the Nothobranchius furzeri strain GRZ-AD chromosome 15, NfurGRZ-RIMD1, whole genome shotgun sequence genome. Coding sequences within it:
- the slc26a10 gene encoding solute carrier family 26 member 10 isoform X2, which produces MKASVAVCRNIYSEDRFKQAYGSEDDTRGSLRLRDKLAGTCRCSKQACLHLAKERVPIFSWLPRYRLKKWILGDTVAGLTVGILHIPQGMAFALLTSVAPIFGLYTSFFPVVLYMIFGTGRHVSTGTFAVVSLMTGSVVEQLVPTPLEMNSSSPEAADFEAQRIGVASAVALLSGVVMLGFLSTYLSEPIVKAFTSAAAFHVAISQLQSMLGLRLPRSTGTFSLFKTLALVVENLANTNTAELLISMVCLAVLVPVKEVNTRCRRRLRTPIPVEILTVIIATGVTYASSLNSSYNVEIVGHIPAGFPKPQLPAFHTLPAIAGDTIAITFVGYAVSVSLAMIYADKHGYSIHPNQELLAHGISNTVSSFFTCFPSSATLATTNILESAGGHTQLSGLFTSLVVLIVLLLIGPLFYFLPKAVLACINVTSLRQMFLQFQDLPELWRISKLDFMVWVVTWLSVVVLNVDLGLAIGVVFSMMTVICRTQRADCSVLGQASNTEIYRPVEKHSKCIEVPGVRILTYNGPIYYGNRSFFRDKMSKLLGLTPEKIRRHEKARKAVEKREREATVSTVERGIANTLFSSETEIFKSEALENDVQAVLIDCSSVIFVDIAGARLFTQMCTDCQKIGIHVYLANCKENVLKILTSSGLMSSMNPQHIFVSIHDAVTYIQQHKEKPSENTTTIWV
- the slc26a10 gene encoding solute carrier family 26 member 10 isoform X3 — its product is MKASVAVCRNIYSEDRFKQAYGSEDDTRGSLRLRDKLAGTCRCSKQACLHLAKERVPIFSWLPRYRLKKWILGDTVAGLTVGILHIPQGMAFALLTSVAPIFGLYTSFFPVVLYMIFGTGRHVSTGTFAVVSLMTGSVVEQLVPTPLEMNSSSPEAADFEAQRIGVASAVALLSGVVMLCMFGLQLGFLSTYLSEPIVKAFTSAAAFHVAISQLQSMLGLRLPRSTGTFSLFKTLALVVENLANTNTAELLISMVCLAVLVPVKEVNTRCRRRLRTPIPVEILTVIIATGVTYASSLNSSYNVEIVGHIPAGFPKPQLPAFHTLPAIAGDTIAITFVGYAVSVSLAMIYADKHGYSIHPNQELLAHGISNTVSSFFTCFPSSATLATTNILESAGGHTQLSGLFTSLVVLIVLLLIGPLFYFLPKAVLACINVTSLRQMFLQFQDLPELWRISKLDFMVWVVTWLSVVVLNVDLGLAIGVVFSMMTVICRTQRADCSVLGQASNTEIYRPVEKHSKCIEVPGVRILTYNGPIYYGNRSFFRDKMSKLLGLTPEKIRRHEKARKAVEKREREATVSTVERGIANTLFSSETEIFKSEALENDVQAVLIDCSSVIFVDIAGARLFTQMCTDCQKIGIHVYLANCKENVLKILTSSGLMSSMNPQHIFEKPSENTTTIWV
- the slc26a10 gene encoding solute carrier family 26 member 10 isoform X1, giving the protein MKASVAVCRNIYSEDRFKQAYGSEDDTRGSLRLRDKLAGTCRCSKQACLHLAKERVPIFSWLPRYRLKKWILGDTVAGLTVGILHIPQGMAFALLTSVAPIFGLYTSFFPVVLYMIFGTGRHVSTGTFAVVSLMTGSVVEQLVPTPLEMNSSSPEAADFEAQRIGVASAVALLSGVVMLCMFGLQLGFLSTYLSEPIVKAFTSAAAFHVAISQLQSMLGLRLPRSTGTFSLFKTLALVVENLANTNTAELLISMVCLAVLVPVKEVNTRCRRRLRTPIPVEILTVIIATGVTYASSLNSSYNVEIVGHIPAGFPKPQLPAFHTLPAIAGDTIAITFVGYAVSVSLAMIYADKHGYSIHPNQELLAHGISNTVSSFFTCFPSSATLATTNILESAGGHTQLSGLFTSLVVLIVLLLIGPLFYFLPKAVLACINVTSLRQMFLQFQDLPELWRISKLDFMVWVVTWLSVVVLNVDLGLAIGVVFSMMTVICRTQRADCSVLGQASNTEIYRPVEKHSKCIEVPGVRILTYNGPIYYGNRSFFRDKMSKLLGLTPEKIRRHEKARKAVEKREREATVSTVERGIANTLFSSETEIFKSEALENDVQAVLIDCSSVIFVDIAGARLFTQMCTDCQKIGIHVYLANCKENVLKILTSSGLMSSMNPQHIFVSIHDAVTYIQQHKEKPSENTTTIWV